The stretch of DNA CATAATTTCAGAAAAAAAACTCTGAAAATAACTAGTAAAATCCACAAATACCACCTCTATGTAGGTATAACTAAACCTATGATAAATCTAATTATTCCATAAACTATCAGTATTATTATTATGTATGCCAAAGTCCATACAATCGGAGCTCCGATACCAAAGCTCTCAGAGACTGAATTTACAATATTACATACGGAATTAATACCATCTTTAACAAAATTAATACACGATTGAATAAATTTACTTGGTATGCTCAGCAAAGATTTAACAAATGAACCAATTGCAGAATCTACAACAGAACTTATTAAATTTTCAATATTATTTTTTGTTATACCAACAGCATTTTTTATTGGAGTTACAACCGCATTAATTACAGATGAACCACTATCTCCTGAATCATCACTTCCTGAATCATCATCCCAAGAACTGCCTCCATCATCACTTCCTGAATCATCATCCCAAGAACTGCCTCCATCATCACTTCCTGAATCATCATCCCAAGAACTGCCTCCATCATCACTTCCTGAATCATCATCCCAAGAACTGCCTCCATCATCACTTCCTGAATCATCATCCCAAGAACTGCCTCCATCATCACTTCCTGAATCATCACGAGCACCAGCACCGCCACCTCCTGAACCACCAGAAACTGTTGATATTGCATTGCTAACCGTTGAAGCTGCATTTGAAGCCCAAGAACCAACTGTTGAGACCGCAGAACTTACTGTATTGCTAACCGTTGAAGCTGCATTTGAAGCCCAAGAACCAACTGTTGAGACCGCAGAACTTACTGTATTGCTAACCGTTGAAGCAACTGAGCCAATAGTATCAGATATACCACTCACAACAGAACCAAAACTCCAAGCATAACAAGAATTTATAGAAATGCATAAAATTAAAAGTAAAGCAAAGATTTTTTATTCATAGCATTAAATCACCTTATCAATTTACCAGATGTGAAGTAATTAAATGATACTACACCAAAGAAAGCAAAATACCCCATTAAAAACATCAGACAATAGGGGTCTCCTGACAAAGCACCTCCAACAACCGAATTCCCAAACTGAGTATAGTATCCAACAATAGCTCCTAAGAATCCCCCTAATAGACCAGATACAGATTTTAACCTATTAGTAACAGGAGACACATAAGCAGAAACTCCAAGCATTGAACCAATACTCATTAATAATGAGCTCATCCAATCTCCAACCAAATACGAAGACAATATACTAAACACTATTGCCAAAAAATAAGGGATAATATGCCCCAAATCAGAAACTGGATTTTTATGAATTCTATAATAACCCATATTATCTCCTCCTTCTATTTCTTCTATTAAATAACTCATCATACCACTCAGAAGGATTAATCCAAGGGGTAGCACAAAGCCCAACAACCAATAATAATATTCCAGATGCTCCAAGCACGATATTTTTTGTAGTAACAGCATTGATTCCTTTTGTGTCGTATAACTCTAATCTTGCTTTGTATGTTCTACCAACTGGATTACCATCTTCACAGTTTAACCCATCAACAATTATCTGAACTGTCGAATCATCAGCAGATTTCAATAGAATGTTTGGAGTCACAGGAATTTCAATTTTATATGCTCCTGTTGCGTTGTCATACTCTTTATTGTAATAACAAATATCCCCACTACTCGTCCTGATGACAACCCTACCTGAATTATTTTTAAGAACCCCATCTACTGCATTATAATATACTACGATATTATCAACATTCTTTAAAACAGACCTATTAACATCCCACCTAAAAAATGTCTGAGTCCCTGAACATGACCCCAATTGATTTTTAGTATCTGTAATTACATAGTCCCATCCACTCATTGAAACAACAGGTAATCCATACCTATATTGACCATTCCAATACTCAGCTGATTTGCCAAGTATTGTGCTTGAATTAGTATCTGCACTTGATGCAACTAATGTATTTACACCAACATTACCCGCTGTTTTCATCATATATCCAACCCCAGCAGGTAATAAAAGACCAACCACTATAACTACCAAAAAACACAGTGCAGCCGACCTTTTAGCCACTCCAACAGCATGCTTCTTAACTTTATAAGAAACACGCTTTAAAGAATATTTACTCAAAATATACCACCTCAAAAAACTTACATAATATACTTTACAAAAAAAAGAATATATAACTATCAAAAACGCCCTAAATGTCTTAAATGTCCTAAATGTCAAAAAATAAAAAAAGTAATTAAAAATTATTATCCTCAAAAGCAAAATAATCCACATCTTTATATTTAACAGAAACCAAATAGAACTCATAACCATCCGAGCTTCTAAGAACCCTCAAACACAGATGATTACCTTTTCTCGTTGTTATATTAAAACTAATATTCACAAATTCCCCTTCATCAATAGACAAAGAATCAACATCAAAATTATTTACAAAATCCTCAGCTTTTTTCTTAACCTTTTGTCTTAAATCATCCCTAACTGTATGACTTATAATATCTCTAATCTGAATAGCAGTATTTGGAACTAACAACATAATATCAAACCTTTTTAAACGATAACAGCATAGATTCATACTCTTTTTGAGAATCCTCACTACCTAATGTAAATCTCGAATAATCAATCTCATAACCACAATGCTCACAAACATGTTTAAAACACTTATCGGAATACCTCATAATCGAACCACATTTAGGACATCTATAATATCCTTGAAGTGATAATCTTATCCTCTGAACTGTATCTGACCACCTCCAAAGACCCTTTTTTCCACCCAACTCTTTTTCAAGAGGAACTATTAACCTTCGAGACTTTAACCTTTCCCTAAGCCCCTTTGTATGAAAATCAAAAGACAAAACATAAGCCCGACCAAACAAGATAGTCTTTACTAAGTCCAATGGCAATTTCCACCATTCAGCATAATCCTGAATCACATCCTCACAAGTCAAAGGCAAAGGCTTCAAAGTTTTAAAATCAAATCCAAATAGTCTATAAGATTGCTCAATTCCATATTTCACTGAATTAACCAAATAATCTACATCACCAGAGAGCCACATTCTTGAAACTTCAGAATTCCAAGTAAATTCATGTCTATTAATTCCAGCTCCTTTTTGATAACGTTTCCACTGAATATGAACACTTTTTTTATCTGGTGTGTAATACTCAGTTTGAGTCAAATCACCATAAACTTTAAGATAATTATGTTTTCTTTCATCAGTTATATGTCGAAACTGAAGAGACTCACAATGTAACCATTCAACACATACCTCAGCAGATTGAACTGATAACCTAACCAACTCAGAAATGTCATAACCCCTAAAAATATCAAAAATATCAATACCAAATAATTTTTTTAAGTAATAAACATACTCAATCTTAAAATGCTCAAGTCTATCAACAAACAACCTACAAAACTCCCTTAACAAACTATCATTTTCATCTTCAAGAACATCAATGGGCAATACATTATCATCTTTATATGAGTCCTGATAAGGATTTAAGCCATGCTCCTTCATAAATAACCTATTAACATTAAAATAACCCCTTGCCCTGTAAGGACTTCTTAAAGATATTGATAAAGATGCTATTTCCCTACCATCTAATGACTTTTCAATATCATCCTCACTCCAAACCTCAACCGGAACTCGAAAATGAAAATCTCCTCTTTTACCTCTACCCTCCGAAACTCTCTGAAGAAATTGCGGAAACTCCTCCTTTAATCTCTCATATACCTTCTTATTAAAACTATTACCTAATTTAGAATATAAAAAGGGTATATCCATAGTGAGATACACCCTATCTATAACTATTCTCCTCTCAGAGCTCACCCTTAAACACCTTCAATACATCCTCTTCTGAAACTCCATAATCTTTACCAAGTAATTTTAAAGTTGTTAAACTTACACCACTAGCTTTAACTTTTTTTAATTCTTCTATCTTATTCAACCTTGCACCCTCATCTATCGAATTTCTAAAATCTTTATTATTATTGTATGCCTCAACTATCTTCAATACATCCCAATGAGTCAAATGCAATTCTTTTGATAACTCCCTAGATGGACAGTTAGCATAAGAAGAAATCAAAACATATCCCGAATTCGCAGGGTCAAATGAATGTATTATTTTAGAAGTATCATCTTTCACAGAACTATGTGGATACGAAACAATCTTACCATAAGACAAGTTAATCCTCACTGGCTTAGGTATCTTATCCAAATCAATTAATGCCACTTTATTCACCTCCTGACAATACTTTATCAACTACATCATCAGACAATCCTAAATCCTTAGCATAACACCTTATTGTTGATTCACTTGCTCCTCTCTTTAACATTGATTTTAATTCCCATATTTTGCCATTGGTATATAGACAATCAAAAAACTCCTTAAAACTCTCATTTACAACCATTGCATCATAGAATTCTTTAAGAATTGAAATTGGAATATTCACAATATAACCCATAGACCCATCTTTTTTCTTGTATGAGTGAACACTATCTAAAAATAGCGTTATTCTACCTTCCTTCGAATCATCTGGATAATACTTTCCATCTTCAGCCTTAGACTGACCTCTTTCAATTATCATCTGCACATCATTCCTAAACAATTTACCATAAATTACTGCTCTTTTTTCTTTTGCATCATATTTCATGATTCCAACCTCACAACTTGATAATTTCCATTTAAATAAATTACTTTAATATAATCTCCCTGTTTCAAATTATTAGTCCTCAACGGAAGAATATATTTATCACGACCATCTGAAACGATGTATTTATATAATGTAACAAACTTACTACCCAATGGCTCACAGTATATATTATATTCAACAACTTTGATTCTTTCAGGAGCAAAACCTCCAACAACTTTAAACTCTCGAAATATTGCAGATTTTCTAACTTCTCTCACATATTTTCACCTCCAAGAATCAACTGGAAGTGTTTCCGATATAATTGAGTTTTAATATCAACCTTCTTTTTAACTTTTTCAAACTCTTCTTTTGAAACATTTTTAATTTCACAACCAAAACCATCAAACAAATCTTTCTTTTTTTGGAAATCTATCCTACTCCTTGCACAACCATATGACTCAGGAACTCCCTGGACCAATACAATATAATATATCATGGATAACACCTTCAATCAATAAATTCAGAGCACAGTTCAATTATAGAAACAATCTTCTCAATTTCATTATCTTCAAAACCCCTTAATTTCAAGCTATTAACAAAACTCCTGTAATCCTCAGGATAATAGTATGCATATGAAGCAGTTATTTCATTATCCTCAACTTTCTCAAACTCAACAAATGGAGCCAAAAAACCACAATCGCTATCAATAATATATTTTATTTTAATCCTTAATTCTGACAACATAATATCACTATCATAACATAACTTCAGAGCTCCGACAGGTTAGTATCAAATAATTTTTGAAACATCCTCCATATTTTTCTAAATTTACAAGCTCAAATTTCATATCATTAATTAACTGCTTATTAATACGCTTAGCCCAATACCTTTCATCATCTAACTTAAAATATGGAGCTTCAAACTCTATTCTAACAGTATTGCCTTCTACTTTAATGTCACTACAATTATTATAATCCCACAAATCACTTTTTATATACTCCAAAGCCTTTATTGCTAATTCCCTCTCAAAATCAGAATATACATTTTTAATCACTGCACTTATTCTTCTTTTATCTTCACTCAACATGTTAATCATCCTCTTCTTTTTTGCTGTTAAGTTTAATCTTAACTTCATATTCCACTCCAATATATTCTGCTGGAACATATATTGCCCCTGAATTTCCAGACTGCCTAACTATTCCACTCTGAACAAAGTATCTTTCTGATTTTGATTTTCTACCTCTTGCCATAGTTTCACCTTTTATATAACGAACTACTTCTAATATTCGCAGTAGTAATTATTGATAAGACAAATATATAAAGCTTTCTATAATCGAATTAATTCAATATATAAAAGTAATATTATATATACAAAAAAAATTAATTTAAGAAATAAAATTAATGCAAAAGGGACAAAATGCTACTAAAAATTCTATCAAGAAAATATACAAAAAAACTCCTTAACATGTTAAATGATAAAGGGAGAGTAAGCTATGGAGAACTAGAAAACACTCTAAAAATAAGTAGTAGCACACTATCACAAATACTAAAAGAATTACAAGATTATAACTTAATAACCTACAAAAAAGTTGCAGAAAATAAAAGAATACCAAAAAAATATTATTCACTAACTGAAAAAGGAAAAAAGGCACTAATATTTTACAAATTAGAACAAGAATTAGAAAAATTAGATGAAAACCAAAATATCATAATAAAATACCAAATAATAAACAGTAAAAATCACACCGTTATCAACAATGCTAATGTTGTTAATATAAAATAATCGTGGGTGGTATTGTGGGTTTTATAAAGAAAATTATTAATTTAATTTATGGAAATAAAAACAAACAAAAGAAGCCTAAAACATACGAAAAAGACGAAAGATTTATTTCTCCAAGAAAAGAATATAATCAATACCACCAAAAGAAAAACGAAAAAACAAAAAAATTGAATCATTTACAAAAGGAGAAGCTTTTGAAAATTATATTGAAAACAACTTATTTCCAGAAAAATACTTCATTTTATTAAGCAAAACTCACAACTATGAAACAAATAATAAAAGATATGTGGAAGATTCTTTAAAGCCTGATTTAAAGTTTAAAGACAAAAAAACTGGAAAGATTTTTTTATGTTGAATGCAAATACAGAAGTAAATTATACCAAGATAAATTTCACTGGGCTAAAAGTAATGAACAATCTAACAGATACAGAACCATAGAAAAAAAAGAAAACATACAAACATATATTGCCATGGGACTTGGAGGAACTCCAGAAAATCCAGATAATGTTTATTTAATGCCACTAAATGAAATCAAATACAACGCTCTTTTCCCAAGTGTTTTAAAAAATTGGGAAATTACAAACAAATATGATGTTTTTAAAATCATAAATCCTTAAATATCCGACTCATGGTTTTGTTTAAATCATTTTTCATAGTGTCCCTATCTGGATGCAAATACTTCGAAGTAATAGCCATGCTAGAATGACCCATAAGTTTAGATAACACTTGCAAATTCATTCCATGCTTACAAGCTAATGTTCCAAATGTATGACGCAATACATGAGGAGTAACCTTTACAGACAAACCTTTTGAAACTTCTCTTAGATAATCCCTATACTCACAAATATGACCTTCTGAAAGTTTATATCCATTTTTATTAACAAGCTTATCAGTCTTAGGATTCAACATTTCTCTATGTTTTATATAATTACTCAAAAAAGGATAAAGTTCATCACAAATAAAAACCATTCTATCTTTATTCCCTTTACCTCCTCTAATATATACCAACCTATCTTCTAAGTGAATATCATTCATTGTAATATTTTTAAACTCCGATATCCTAACTCCAGTCGTTAAAATAAACAGAGTATATACATAATAAAGATAATCTTTAATGTTAGAAAGCAAAATATTAACTTCTTCCTCATTAAGAGATATATCTCTCCCGTTATTCTGCAACTTCAAGGATTTAACATACAACTTTATATTATTTTGAAGAATATATTTATATTCAACACACCAATCTAAAAACCTTGAAACATCCTTTAATCTTTTAACAACTGTATCTTTTGAAACTTTTGATAAATACGAATTATAAAAAAATATTGCATCATCAACAGTTATATCATCCCAAGACTTATCTGGAAAAAATTCCATGAAAATATGTAAAGAACTTCTATATCTCTTTAAAGTCTCTTTACTCTTTGAAGAATGAAAATCCAAATACTTCCTGACTAATTCTTTAGATACTTCATTCAAAATTCCACCTCTTTAATCCTTAGGAATTATCTCATAATTATCATCAACAACGGGCAACATTTCATCACGAAGCTTAAAATAAATATCTCCATCTTCCCCTATTTTTCTTTCAACCAATGCGTTAAACTCCTTATCACTCTCTATCAACACCCTAAACTCCCTTTGAAGTGAATAATTTTTTTCCAAACCTAAACGATTTACAAATTCAGAAAATGACCACCACTTATAAGCATCCTCATTCATCAAATAAATTAATTTTTCTTTTAATTTCAAAACATTATAACTTGAAACTGAATTATACATAATTTCTTTTATTTTATCCAACTCAGATGCTGTATTTTCTTGCAAATCATCTGTCTTAACAGTCAAACTATCCAACTTATTACTTACTTCTTCTAAAAGATAATTAAACCTATCAACAACATTTCTATTTTCATAGGTAAATCTCATAGCATATCTGACAAAAGAGCTTAAAGTCATGCCAAACTCTCTTGCCATATCTTGAAATTCTTTCAACTCTTTTTCATCTTTGAATGTTATCTTCCTACCGACAACCATATATACCACCAATAACATTAGTATATAAGTGTAATTAGAACAACTAAAAATATACCTAAAAGGTATAAAAAGCTATGGATGATGAGAGTTACCCCCGCTGACTGAGATGTATACATTAATATATCTCAGGATGACGACATCAGCACTGTCTGACACAGCTACCATTTATAGGATTATTTTAAATATTTATATTTTCATAAATTTAATATAATGTGATATTATGCTTTATATCGTTGGAATAGGGCCCGGCAATGAAGATTTTTTTACAAAAGAGGCAGAATCTATTTTAAATAATGTTGATTTAATTGTCTGCTATAAAGGTTATGAAAAATTTATAAAAAGATTTAATAAGCCAATTTACACATCAGGTATGAGAAAAGAAATTGATAGAACGATTTATGCACTAAATGAAGCAAAGGATAAAGATGTAGCACTTGTATCAAGTGGAGACGCCACCATCTATGGTATGGCATCATTAGCCTATGAGCTCAGGCAAAAAAATAACATCAATGTTCCCATAAAAGTGATAGGTGGTTTAACATCTGCAAGCATATGCTCTGCAATATTGGGAGCTCCGTTAAATCATGATTTTTGTGTAATTAGTTTGAGTGATTTACTTACACCATTGGACGTCATCCTAAATAGAGTTAAATGTGCATTGGAAGGAGATTTTGTTATTGCAGTATATAATCCATTAAGTAAATCAAGAAAAGAACCATTTTTAAAGACTATTGATATTATTAAAAATTATGCCGATGAGAGAAAAATAAATTATATTATTGGAATTGTTAAAAATGCTGGAAGAGATTCAGAAGAATATAAATTAACTACAATAAATGATTTAATAAATAATTTGGATGAGCATATGTCATACATTGATATGAATACAACATTAATAGTTGGAAATTCAAACACAAAAATAGTAGATAATAAAATGATTACTCCAAGGGGCTATTTGAATAAATATTTAAAAGATTAAAAATATTTTAAATATCACCAGAAGGTATTTTTCCTTTTCCATTTGAAGTATTTGAATAAATATTTAAAAGATTAAAAATATTTTAAATTATACGGTTAATGATTTTAATTTTATTATTATTTTTTATTTTAATTATTAGTTTTATTTTAGGGCGGGTCATTTTGTATATTCTTTAAATATCAACACTAAATATTAAAACAAATTTAATCATTTCCATATAAATGAAAATTAAAAAGTTAATGGAAATGAATTATTATGACCCACACTATTTTTATTTTATTTATCTAATTCTAATTCTTTTAACAACAGTCCAGTTATTTTCATCAATTACATGAACTTCTCTTTTGAAAATGTATATACATAGTTATTGATATACAAAGACCTTAAAACATCTAATTTATGTTTATCATCTTTTTTCATCGTTATTTTATTATCTTCTATTTTAAACATATATGCATGAGCTCCCACAGGT from Methanothermococcus okinawensis IH1 encodes:
- a CDS encoding DUF2080 family transposase-associated protein → MARGRKSKSERYFVQSGIVRQSGNSGAIYVPAEYIGVEYEVKIKLNSKKEEDD
- a CDS encoding winged helix-turn-helix transcriptional regulator — encoded protein: MLLKILSRKYTKKLLNMLNDKGRVSYGELENTLKISSSTLSQILKELQDYNLITYKKVAENKRIPKKYYSLTEKGKKALIFYKLEQELEKLDENQNIIIKYQIINSKNHTVINNANVVNIK
- a CDS encoding tyrosine-type recombinase/integrase, which codes for MNEVSKELVRKYLDFHSSKSKETLKRYRSSLHIFMEFFPDKSWDDITVDDAIFFYNSYLSKVSKDTVVKRLKDVSRFLDWCVEYKYILQNNIKLYVKSLKLQNNGRDISLNEEEVNILLSNIKDYLYYVYTLFILTTGVRISEFKNITMNDIHLEDRLVYIRGGKGNKDRMVFICDELYPFLSNYIKHREMLNPKTDKLVNKNGYKLSEGHICEYRDYLREVSKGLSVKVTPHVLRHTFGTLACKHGMNLQVLSKLMGHSSMAITSKYLHPDRDTMKNDLNKTMSRIFKDL
- the cobJ gene encoding precorrin-3B C(17)-methyltransferase — its product is MLYIVGIGPGNEDFFTKEAESILNNVDLIVCYKGYEKFIKRFNKPIYTSGMRKEIDRTIYALNEAKDKDVALVSSGDATIYGMASLAYELRQKNNINVPIKVIGGLTSASICSAILGAPLNHDFCVISLSDLLTPLDVILNRVKCALEGDFVIAVYNPLSKSRKEPFLKTIDIIKNYADERKINYIIGIVKNAGRDSEEYKLTTINDLINNLDEHMSYIDMNTTLIVGNSNTKIVDNKMITPRGYLNKYLKD